A region of Rhodamnia argentea isolate NSW1041297 chromosome 9, ASM2092103v1, whole genome shotgun sequence DNA encodes the following proteins:
- the LOC115752962 gene encoding senescence-specific cysteine protease SAG12-like — MAKKNQLSFLTSAALLVILVSVSETLCRPLGEEPLLKQYEEWIAIHGRVYNDAAETAKRYEIFKENVKRINAFNDGKDVGYKLTVNKFADLTNEEFRASHTGYQSRPTRVLSSVDAKPFNYANFNAIPAALDWRTKKAVTSVKDQGDCGSCWAYSAVAAMEGITMLKKGKLMSLSVQELVDCDVNGKDSGCEGGYMDGAFKFIISKGGLTTEENYPYRGNEQTCNSAKTANHAASITGYQDVPANSEKALLQAVANQPVSVAIEGGGFEFQFYKNGVFTGSCGTYIDHAVTAIGYGKTSGGTKYWLLKNSWGTGWGEGGYMRIQRDVSSKTGLCGLAMNASYPTA, encoded by the exons ATGGCCAAAAAAAACCAACTCTCCTTCCTCACATCAGCCGCTCTTTTGGTCATTTTGGTTTCTGTTTCGGAAACGCTGTGTCGCCCTCTTGGAGAGGAACCCTTGTTAAAGCAATATGAGGAGTGGATAGCAATCCACGGGCGCGTCTACAACGACGCGGCCGAAACGGCCAAACGGTATGAGATATTTAAAGAGAACGTTAAGCGCATCAACGCTTTTAATGATGGTAAGGATGTGGGGTATAAACTTACTGTGAACAAGTTCGCGGACCTAACCAACGAGGAGTTTCGCGCTTCCCACACCGGCTACCAGAGCAGGCCCACCAGGGTCCTGTCCTCTGTGGATGCAAAACCGTTCAATTATGCGAACTTCAACGCCATTCCAGCTGCCTTGGATTGGCGAACCAAGAAGGCCGTGACGTCTGTCAAGGATCAAGGTGACTGCG GAAGTTGTTGGGCATACTCGGCCGTGGCGGCGATGGAAGGGATTACCATGCTCAAGAAGGGGAAGTTGATGTCACTCTCGGTGCAAGAACTTGTGGACTGCGACGTTAATGGAAAGGATTCGGGCTGTGAGGGTGGGTACATGGACGGTGCCTTCAAGTTTATCATAAGCAAGGGCGGCCTCACGACCGAGGAGAACTACCCATACCGGGGAAATGAGCAGACCTGCAACTCGGCCAAGACGGCGAACCACGCAGCCTCGATAACTGGATACCAGGATGTCCCAGCCAACAGCGAGAAGGCCCTCTTGCAGGCGGTAGCGAATCAGCCGGTCTCGGTGGCAATAGAGGGGGGAGGGTTCGAGTTCCAATTCTACAAGAATGGCGTCTTCACAGGCTCGTGCGGGACCTATATCGACCACGCGGTCACAGCAATTGGGTATGGGAAGACCTCTGGCGGGACCAAGTATTGGCTGCTGAAGAATTCGTGGGGCACCGGGTGGGGCGAGGGCGGGTACATGAGGATCCAGAGGGATGTGAGCTCTAAAACTGGTCTCTGTGGTCTTGCCATGAATGCTTCTTATCCAACCGCATGA
- the LOC115752961 gene encoding senescence-specific cysteine protease SAG12-like, whose translation MAKQNQLLFLTSATLLVIIVSISETLCRPLGEEHLLRQHEEWMAIHGRVYNDAAEKAKRYEIFKENVKRINTFNDGKDVGYKLAVNKFTDLTNEEFRASYTGYKRRPTRVVSSMDAKPFKHANFTAIPAALDWRTKKAVTSVKDQGDCGSCWAFSAVAAMEGITMLKKGKLVSLSVQELVDCDVNGIDQGCGGGLMDSAFEFIISKGGLTTEANYPYRGNDGTCNSAKTADHSASITGYQDVPVNNEKALLQAVANQPVSVAVEGGGFDFQFYSSGVFTGSCGTSIDHAVTAVGYGKSSGGTKYWLLKNSWGTGWGESGYMRIQRDVSSKAGLCGLATKASYPTA comes from the exons ATGGCCAAACAAAACCAACTCTTATTCCTCACATCAGCCACTCTTTTGGTCATTATAGTTTCTATTTCGGAAACGCTTTGTCGCCCTCTTGGAGAGGAACACTTGTTAAGGCAACATGAGGAGTGGATGGCAATCCACGGGCGCGTCTACAACGACGCCGCCGAAAAGGCCAAACGGTACGAGATATTTAAAGAGAACGTTAAGCGCATCAACACCTTCAATGATGGTAAGGATGTGGGGTATAAACTTGCTGTGAACAAGTTCACGGACCTAACCAACGAGGAGTTCCGTGCTTCATACACCGGCTACAAGAGGAGGCCCACCAGGGTTGTGTCCTCTATGGATGCGAAACCGTTCAAGCATGCGAACTTCACCGCCATTCCAGCTGCCTTGGACTGGCGAACCAAGAAGGCTGTGACATCTGTCAAGGATCAAGGCGACTGTG GGAGTTGCTGGGCATTCTCGGCAGTGGCGGCTATGGAAGGGATTACCATGCTCAAGAAGGGGAAGTTAGTATCACTCTCGGTGCAAGAACTTGTGGATTGTGACGTTAACGGTATCGACCAAGGCTGCGGGGGCGGGCTCATGGACAGCGCCTTTGAGTTCATTATAAGCAAAGGTGGCCTCACAACGGAGGCGAACTACCCTTACCGGGGGAATGACGGGACCTGCAACTCGGCCAAGACCGCTGACCACTCTGCCTCGATAACCGGATACCAGGACGTGCCGGTCAACAACGAGAAGGCCCTCTTGCAGGCAGTGGCCAACCAGCCGGTCTCAGTGGCAGTTGAGGGGGGCGGGTTCGATTTCCAATTCTACTCGAGCGGCGTGTTCACGGGCTCATGCGGGACCAGCATCGACCACGCAGTCACGGCGGTCGGGTACGGGAAGAGCTCTGGCGGGACCAAGTATTGGCTGCTGAAGAATTCTTGGGGCACCGGGTGGGGGGAGAGCGGGTACATGAGGATCCAGAGGGACGTGAGCTCCAAGGCTGGTCTCTGTGGTCTTGCCACGAAAGCTTCTTACCCAACTGCATGA